In a genomic window of Streptomyces noursei ATCC 11455:
- a CDS encoding ABC transporter permease produces MLRTTLRNVLAHKARLVMTALAVCLGVAFVSGTLVFADSSAAAYRAAASKNFADVAVTVTPKDPAPGSAASGHADALDDALARKLAAVPGAAAVRPSVDGSATLNAADGTPLRAGKSWANLAGAYVPGKDGRDSRYPLVEGHAPRNADELAVDSGTAEAGHFTLGDPITLATDGPVMTKRLVGIVTTQDTRVTAGGTLALFDKATAQRLFASPGHYTGIDLSAAPGTDQFQLAERVGTVLPPDRAEATSGAAQATQQATYVDTVTRGYAKLPLIFAGVALFIGSFLIVNTFTMLVTRRTREIALLRAIGASRRQVVRSVLAEAALLGLVASAAGFLLGLGIAAILPDVLSTAQDTLPDGPLVIGPRPVLAALGVGVGVTVLAAWLPSRRAAAIAPVEAMRATEQPPSPARSRIRGAVGLALLVLGGGLLISLTGAKDASVENLQSALLGCGILAVAMIVLAPLLAGPVIRLTGRLTGRLGVTGRLARENALRDPRRTAATASALMISTALVAGLAVIGNSTGQALDRQAADGLAADYVISTRTPTTSIDPNAAHRVAGTTGVRTAAAVADSTLFIGGDVRQISGIDPTTADTVLKLHFLSGSAKDLGPGRIALSEAIAREHGLHTGDHIQGHMGRNQQPTQYTVVGVYQDNPVAHDALGARTEVQKNSFTPGSVQRILIRTDDGTATRALEDRLRTAVGNNPLLTVQDRAALVHEAAGTVGNLLTLTYGLLALGLVITALGIVNTLAMSVAERTREIGVLRAIGMDRAGIQRMIQLESLTIAAFGTLLGLLGGVFGAWAVGALANGAVAQYTLALPWGTLLLVCLLSLAIGVAAAVVPARRAAALSPLEAVATT; encoded by the coding sequence ATGCTGCGAACCACCCTGCGCAACGTCCTCGCGCACAAGGCCCGTCTGGTCATGACCGCCCTGGCGGTCTGTCTCGGTGTCGCTTTCGTCTCCGGCACCCTCGTCTTCGCCGACTCCTCCGCGGCCGCCTACCGCGCCGCCGCATCGAAGAACTTCGCGGACGTCGCGGTCACCGTCACCCCCAAGGACCCCGCGCCCGGATCCGCCGCGTCCGGGCACGCCGATGCCCTCGACGACGCCCTCGCGAGGAAGCTCGCCGCCGTGCCCGGGGCCGCCGCGGTGCGACCGTCGGTCGACGGCTCGGCCACCCTGAACGCCGCCGACGGCACGCCGCTCAGGGCCGGCAAGTCCTGGGCGAATCTGGCCGGCGCCTACGTACCGGGCAAGGACGGCAGGGACAGTCGGTACCCGCTGGTCGAGGGCCACGCCCCCCGCAACGCCGACGAACTCGCCGTGGACAGCGGCACCGCCGAGGCCGGGCACTTCACCCTCGGTGACCCGATCACCCTGGCCACCGACGGCCCGGTGATGACGAAGCGCCTGGTGGGCATCGTCACCACCCAGGACACCCGGGTGACCGCGGGCGGCACCCTCGCCCTGTTCGACAAGGCCACCGCCCAGCGGCTGTTCGCCTCCCCGGGCCACTACACCGGGATCGACCTGTCCGCCGCGCCCGGCACCGACCAGTTCCAGCTCGCCGAGCGGGTCGGCACCGTCCTCCCGCCCGACCGGGCCGAGGCCACCAGCGGCGCCGCCCAGGCCACCCAACAGGCCACCTACGTCGACACGGTGACCCGCGGCTACGCCAAACTGCCGCTGATCTTCGCCGGGGTCGCGCTGTTCATCGGCTCGTTCCTCATCGTCAACACCTTCACGATGCTCGTCACCCGGCGCACCCGTGAGATCGCGCTGCTGCGGGCCATCGGCGCCTCGCGCCGCCAGGTCGTCCGCTCCGTCCTCGCCGAGGCGGCCCTGCTCGGCCTCGTCGCCTCGGCCGCCGGATTCCTGCTCGGCCTCGGCATCGCCGCCATACTGCCCGACGTCCTGAGCACCGCACAGGACACGCTGCCCGACGGGCCTCTGGTGATCGGCCCGCGCCCGGTCCTGGCCGCGCTCGGCGTCGGCGTGGGCGTCACGGTGCTCGCCGCGTGGCTGCCCTCCCGCAGGGCGGCGGCCATCGCGCCCGTCGAGGCGATGCGCGCCACCGAGCAGCCGCCGTCCCCCGCCCGGTCCCGGATCCGCGGTGCGGTGGGCCTGGCCCTCCTCGTCCTCGGCGGCGGGCTGCTGATCTCGCTCACCGGGGCGAAGGACGCCTCGGTCGAGAACCTCCAGAGCGCGCTGCTCGGCTGCGGCATCCTGGCCGTCGCCATGATCGTGCTGGCGCCGCTGCTCGCCGGCCCGGTGATCCGGCTCACCGGCCGACTGACCGGCCGCCTCGGCGTGACCGGCCGGCTCGCGCGGGAGAACGCGCTGCGCGACCCCCGGCGCACCGCGGCCACCGCCTCCGCCCTGATGATCAGCACCGCGCTGGTCGCCGGTCTCGCGGTCATCGGCAACTCCACCGGTCAGGCCCTCGACCGGCAGGCCGCCGACGGCCTCGCCGCCGACTACGTGATCAGCACCCGCACCCCCACCACCAGCATCGATCCGAACGCCGCGCACCGAGTGGCCGGCACGACCGGTGTGCGCACCGCCGCAGCCGTGGCGGACTCCACGCTCTTCATCGGCGGCGACGTCCGGCAGATCTCCGGCATCGACCCCACCACCGCGGACACCGTCCTCAAGCTCCACTTCCTCAGCGGTTCCGCCAAGGACCTCGGCCCCGGCCGGATCGCCCTCTCCGAGGCCATCGCCCGTGAGCACGGCCTGCACACCGGCGACCACATCCAGGGGCACATGGGACGCAACCAGCAGCCCACGCAGTACACCGTGGTCGGTGTCTACCAGGACAACCCGGTCGCCCACGACGCGCTGGGGGCCCGTACCGAGGTGCAGAAGAACAGCTTCACGCCCGGCTCCGTGCAGCGGATCCTCATCCGGACCGACGACGGCACCGCCACCCGCGCCCTGGAGGACCGGCTGCGCACCGCGGTGGGCAACAACCCGCTGCTGACGGTCCAGGACCGGGCTGCACTCGTCCACGAGGCCGCCGGCACTGTCGGCAACCTGCTGACCCTGACCTACGGGCTGCTCGCCCTCGGCCTGGTGATCACCGCACTGGGCATCGTGAACACGTTGGCCATGTCGGTGGCGGAGCGCACCCGGGAGATCGGCGTACTGCGGGCCATCGGGATGGACCGCGCAGGCATCCAGCGCATGATCCAACTGGAGTCGCTGACCATCGCTGCGTTCGGCACGCTCCTGGGTCTGCTGGGCGGGGTGTTCGGCGCCTGGGCGGTCGGCGCACTCGCCAACGGCGCGGTGGCGCAGTACACGCTCGCGCTCCCCTGGGGAACGCTGCTGCTGGTGTGCCTGCTGTCGC
- a CDS encoding ABC transporter ATP-binding protein has protein sequence MSQQFPSPGAQVNEPAARATGLTKVYGKGETQVTALNAVSVEFARGRFTAVMGPSGSGKSTLMHCLAGLDKVTSGSARIGDTELASLTERQLTALRRDKVGFVFQGFNLLPTLTALENITLPLRIAGRQPDPAWLETVIATVGLADRLGHRPAELSGGQQQRVAVARALVSRPEIVFADEPTGNLDSRSGAELLGFLRDSVRELGQTVVMVTHDPVAAAHADRVAFLADGRVVDELPAPTSGAVLDRMLQFEVQDSRPR, from the coding sequence ATGTCGCAGCAGTTTCCTTCCCCCGGCGCTCAGGTCAACGAACCGGCCGCCCGCGCCACCGGCCTCACCAAGGTGTACGGGAAGGGGGAGACCCAGGTCACCGCGCTGAACGCGGTGTCCGTCGAGTTCGCCCGCGGCCGGTTCACCGCCGTCATGGGCCCCTCCGGATCCGGCAAGTCCACCCTGATGCACTGCCTGGCCGGGTTGGACAAGGTGACCTCCGGTTCGGCCCGCATCGGCGACACCGAACTCGCAAGTCTGACGGAACGTCAACTCACCGCGCTGCGGCGGGACAAGGTCGGCTTCGTCTTCCAGGGATTCAACCTGCTGCCCACCCTCACCGCACTGGAGAACATCACGCTGCCGCTGCGGATCGCCGGACGGCAGCCCGACCCGGCCTGGCTGGAGACCGTCATCGCCACCGTCGGCCTGGCCGACCGGCTGGGCCACCGGCCCGCCGAACTCTCCGGCGGCCAGCAGCAGCGGGTCGCGGTGGCACGCGCGCTGGTCTCCCGGCCCGAGATCGTCTTCGCCGACGAACCGACCGGGAACCTCGACTCCCGGTCCGGCGCCGAGCTGCTCGGCTTCCTCCGCGACTCGGTACGGGAGTTGGGGCAGACGGTGGTGATGGTCACCCACGACCCGGTGGCCGCCGCGCACGCGGACCGGGTGGCCTTCCTCGCCGACGGCCGGGTCGTCGACGAACTGCCCGCGCCCACCTCCGGCGCCGTACTGGACCGGATGCTCCAGTTCGAGGTCCAGGACAGCCGCCCCCGCTGA
- a CDS encoding response regulator, translated as MTEPTRPIRVLLADDETMIRHGVRLILRHADGIDVVAEAQDGRQAVELAAVHRPDVALVDVRMPVCDGLAAIAPLLALDPAPRVVMLTTFGDEANVIRALREGATGFLLKDEGPQELISAIRAAAAGDAVLSPGVTGAVIARMLRGGDPEAAEAARADDRIARLTAREREVLAMLGEGLSNQEIAGRLGIGVGTVKTHVGAILEKTGSASRVQAALLAHRTGLTS; from the coding sequence GTGACCGAGCCCACCCGGCCCATCCGTGTCCTGCTCGCCGACGACGAGACGATGATCCGGCACGGCGTCCGGCTGATCCTGCGGCACGCCGACGGCATCGACGTCGTCGCCGAGGCCCAGGACGGGCGGCAGGCCGTCGAGCTGGCCGCCGTCCACCGCCCCGACGTGGCGCTGGTGGACGTCCGGATGCCGGTGTGCGACGGCCTGGCTGCGATCGCGCCGCTGCTTGCCCTCGATCCCGCGCCGCGCGTGGTGATGCTGACGACCTTCGGCGACGAGGCCAACGTCATCCGGGCCCTGCGGGAGGGTGCCACCGGCTTCCTCCTGAAGGACGAGGGTCCGCAGGAGCTGATCAGTGCGATCCGGGCGGCCGCCGCCGGCGACGCCGTGCTCTCCCCGGGCGTCACCGGGGCGGTGATCGCCCGGATGCTGCGCGGCGGCGATCCGGAAGCCGCCGAAGCGGCACGCGCGGACGACCGGATCGCCCGACTGACCGCCCGGGAGCGGGAGGTCCTCGCGATGCTGGGCGAGGGACTGTCGAACCAGGAGATCGCCGGGCGCCTGGGCATCGGGGTCGGCACGGTCAAGACGCACGTCGGCGCGATCCTGGAGAAGACCGGTTCGGCGAGCCGGGTGCAGGCGGCCCTGCTGGCCCATCGGACGGGCCTGACCTCCTGA
- a CDS encoding sensor histidine kinase translates to MSRTSPFRRLAGRRPSAGMFSSRFARTVAETAGVTLAGLGVYVTVGRPEPLPHPGLQLLALAAGAGLFPLRRRYPAAVLLALAVLAGLSPGVGPITAATAYTVARRTVRARWRTRLLATAGALVVVSAAATAPWLGPGSVAYGVALGLVLAPTAVVVPGLAGTANGQQGRLLRALRERGDAAERAHRLADSEARIHERSRIAAEMHDLVGHRLSLISLHAGGLELALDRAAPELREEAVLVRRTTGDAMRELRQALGVLGPLGRDTGPDALTDATGTRADVEALLAESRDGGIAVRLDWTGPDLDARPARVRRAVHRVVREALTNVHRYATAAHVTVTVVHDDETVRVTVRNGAPPGPPAAAGDLGTGRGLTGLRERVELLGGTFDAAALPSGGFQVDATVPADPDDTLAPERPAGGPDVPGPGGPVDDPSGAAHRATGGEPVPPARRITEGLTLAFGLAGLCVLMVIAVLFVYATRPRHHGPPPLPHVGMTYQEVAGTGVLDNAAVRAAATGHEPPRPAGTAGCIYPFNGATESRPGSLVVARYCFDASQRLIAIDRFAVPSVRDAVPWETP, encoded by the coding sequence GTGTCACGCACCAGCCCCTTCCGCCGTCTCGCCGGTCGTCGCCCGTCGGCCGGAATGTTCTCGTCCCGCTTTGCGCGCACGGTGGCGGAGACCGCCGGCGTGACCCTCGCGGGCCTGGGCGTCTATGTGACGGTCGGACGCCCTGAGCCGTTGCCCCACCCGGGGCTCCAGCTGCTGGCGCTCGCCGCCGGTGCCGGGCTCTTCCCGCTGCGCCGCCGGTACCCCGCGGCCGTGCTGCTGGCGCTCGCCGTGTTGGCCGGCCTGTCGCCCGGTGTCGGGCCGATCACCGCGGCGACCGCGTACACGGTGGCGCGCCGGACCGTCCGCGCACGGTGGCGCACCAGACTGCTCGCCACGGCGGGTGCCCTCGTCGTGGTGTCCGCGGCGGCGACCGCGCCGTGGCTGGGCCCCGGATCCGTGGCGTACGGGGTGGCGCTCGGCCTGGTCCTGGCGCCGACCGCCGTGGTCGTCCCCGGCCTGGCCGGCACGGCCAACGGGCAGCAGGGGCGCCTGTTGCGGGCACTGCGCGAGCGCGGCGACGCGGCGGAGCGCGCCCACCGGCTCGCCGACAGCGAGGCGCGCATCCACGAGCGGTCCCGCATCGCAGCCGAGATGCACGACCTGGTGGGGCACCGGCTCAGCCTGATCTCGCTGCACGCCGGCGGTCTGGAGCTGGCCCTGGACCGGGCGGCACCCGAACTGCGCGAGGAGGCCGTCCTGGTGCGGCGGACCACCGGGGACGCGATGCGCGAGCTGCGGCAGGCGCTCGGGGTGCTCGGGCCGCTGGGCCGGGACACCGGGCCCGACGCGCTCACCGATGCGACCGGCACCCGCGCCGACGTCGAGGCGCTGCTGGCGGAGTCCCGCGACGGGGGGATCGCGGTACGGCTGGACTGGACGGGGCCGGATCTCGACGCCCGCCCGGCGCGGGTACGCCGGGCGGTGCACCGGGTGGTACGGGAGGCCCTGACCAACGTGCACCGGTACGCGACCGCGGCACACGTCACCGTGACGGTCGTGCACGACGACGAGACGGTGCGGGTCACCGTCCGCAACGGTGCACCGCCGGGTCCGCCGGCCGCCGCCGGTGACCTGGGCACCGGGCGCGGCCTGACCGGCCTCCGGGAGCGGGTGGAACTGCTCGGGGGCACGTTCGACGCCGCCGCGCTGCCGTCCGGCGGGTTCCAGGTGGACGCGACCGTGCCCGCCGACCCCGATGACACCCTGGCCCCCGAGCGGCCCGCGGGCGGGCCGGACGTCCCCGGCCCCGGTGGCCCGGTGGACGACCCGTCCGGCGCCGCCCACCGGGCCACCGGCGGGGAGCCCGTTCCGCCCGCCCGCCGGATCACCGAGGGACTGACCCTCGCCTTCGGGCTGGCGGGGCTGTGTGTGCTGATGGTCATCGCGGTGCTCTTCGTGTACGCCACCCGACCCCGGCACCACGGGCCGCCCCCGCTGCCCCACGTCGGCATGACCTATCAGGAGGTGGCGGGGACGGGCGTACTGGACAACGCGGCGGTCCGGGCCGCGGCCACCGGCCACGAGCCGCCGCGCCCCGCCGGTACGGCCGGCTGCATCTACCCCTTCAACGGCGCCACCGAGAGCCGCCCCGGCAGCCTGGTCGTCGCCCGCTACTGCTTCGACGCCTCGCAGCGTCTCATCGCCATCGACCGCTTCGCCGTCCCGTCGGTCCGGGACGCCGTGCCCTGGGAGACCCCGTGA